One window of Oscillibacter hominis genomic DNA carries:
- a CDS encoding diacylglycerol/lipid kinase family protein, with protein MVKKLLFIVNPRAGRTKSRAPLFDAVSIFSDAGFLVCVRCTAGRGDATRFAAEEGADYDVVVCSGGDGTLNETMMGLMRLDREKRPLLGYLPQGSTNDFASSLNISGNPVDAADAIVHGSPKVLDVGRFQERCFVYVASFGAFAKSSYSASQSAKNALGHFAYILEGMKDLNTLRPYRVRIDADGEVFDGEYLFGAICNSTSIGGLMRLDPENVVLDDGKFELLLVPSPKNPIELQNLLLALLSQQYEQGGLIFRHVSHVRVETEEELSWSLDGEYAPSEPTVEIENIQGALDILL; from the coding sequence ATGGTGAAAAAGCTGCTGTTCATTGTCAATCCCAGAGCGGGTCGGACCAAGTCCCGGGCGCCGCTTTTTGACGCTGTGTCCATCTTTTCCGACGCGGGATTTCTGGTCTGTGTCCGCTGCACCGCCGGACGGGGCGACGCCACCCGCTTTGCCGCGGAGGAGGGGGCCGATTACGATGTAGTGGTCTGCAGCGGCGGAGACGGCACCCTGAACGAGACCATGATGGGCCTGATGCGGTTGGACAGGGAGAAGCGCCCCCTGTTAGGCTACCTGCCCCAGGGCAGCACCAACGACTTTGCTTCCAGCCTGAATATCTCCGGCAATCCCGTCGACGCCGCCGACGCCATTGTGCATGGCAGCCCCAAGGTGCTGGATGTGGGGAGATTCCAGGAGCGCTGCTTCGTTTATGTGGCCTCCTTTGGGGCCTTTGCCAAAAGCTCCTATTCCGCCTCCCAGAGCGCCAAAAACGCCCTGGGCCATTTTGCCTACATCCTGGAGGGGATGAAGGACCTCAACACGCTGCGGCCCTATCGGGTCCGCATTGACGCGGACGGAGAGGTCTTTGACGGAGAATACTTGTTCGGCGCGATCTGCAACTCCACCTCCATCGGCGGGCTGATGCGGCTGGACCCGGAGAACGTGGTGCTGGACGACGGCAAGTTTGAACTGCTGCTGGTCCCCAGCCCCAAAAACCCAATCGAGCTGCAAAACCTGCTGCTGGCCCTTCTATCACAGCAGTATGAGCAGGGCGGCCTCATCTTCCGCCATGTGTCCCATGTCCGCGTGGAGACAGAGGAGGAGCTCTCCTGGTCGTTAGACGGGGAGTACGCCCCCAGTGAGCCCACGGTGGAGATAGAAAATATCCAAGGTGCGCTGGATATCCTGCTCTGA
- a CDS encoding PhnD/SsuA/transferrin family substrate-binding protein, with the protein MKRHIAWLTSAALVWLLLTGCGQGGDSSGSASGSASEQEGPLQIEELRFELCSGADADALLKAAGTLPELLRAAFRESGAEVERVSVTIGTSASATGAALKEGGVDAALMGAADCVLWAGPSQIILGAPGEGGRTELCATPSDYGRALADRAEETERLGWSELAHAVWGLLEEDSLYGRRLPNLWLADHYEGSTVDDLEQVKTYQSYEALLRGAAEGEVDVIALPEGLREGYEALWTMEATRTDESGAHGFGRTDSMEEELRPFALTERIPTGVIVVSPAAAEDERLTRALREAIPALARTREGGALLKTVGGYDSYGPVAPEEMDALRRMLTTEGETWQ; encoded by the coding sequence ATGAAACGACACATTGCCTGGCTTACCAGCGCCGCGCTGGTCTGGCTGCTTTTGACGGGCTGCGGACAGGGGGGGGATTCCTCCGGCAGCGCGTCCGGTTCCGCATCGGAACAGGAGGGGCCGCTGCAAATCGAAGAGCTGCGTTTTGAGCTTTGCTCCGGCGCGGACGCAGATGCGCTGCTGAAGGCCGCCGGGACTCTGCCGGAGCTGCTGCGGGCGGCTTTCAGGGAGAGCGGCGCGGAGGTGGAGCGGGTCAGCGTCACCATCGGCACATCCGCCAGCGCCACCGGTGCGGCCCTGAAGGAGGGCGGCGTGGACGCGGCGCTGATGGGCGCCGCGGACTGCGTGCTCTGGGCCGGCCCGTCCCAGATCATTTTGGGCGCGCCGGGCGAGGGGGGAAGGACGGAGCTTTGCGCCACGCCCTCGGATTACGGCCGGGCCCTGGCGGACCGGGCGGAGGAGACAGAGCGCCTGGGCTGGTCCGAGCTGGCCCATGCCGTCTGGGGGCTGCTGGAAGAGGATTCGCTGTATGGCCGGCGGCTGCCCAACCTGTGGCTGGCGGACCACTATGAGGGCAGCACGGTGGACGACCTGGAGCAGGTAAAGACCTACCAGAGCTATGAGGCGCTGCTGCGCGGGGCGGCAGAGGGGGAAGTGGATGTCATCGCCCTGCCGGAGGGCCTCCGGGAGGGGTACGAGGCCCTTTGGACCATGGAAGCCACCCGTACCGACGAAAGCGGGGCCCACGGATTCGGCCGGACAGACTCCATGGAGGAGGAACTCAGGCCCTTTGCCCTGACGGAGCGGATTCCCACGGGCGTGATCGTCGTCTCGCCGGCCGCGGCGGAGGACGAACGGCTGACCCGTGCCCTCCGGGAGGCGATTCCCGCCCTGGCCCGGACCCGGGAGGGCGGGGCTCTCCTGAAGACGGTGGGCGGGTATGACTCCTATGGGCCGGTTGCGCCGGAGGAGATGGATGCCCTGCGGCGGATGCTGACCACAGAGGGGGAGACATGGCAATAG
- a CDS encoding YcxB family protein, with translation MKTYTASIQNTEDSIRRLMKQHYLAFNKKVLALQIVLCVGGLTIGMMSTYHIVVRMAFLFLGCWVLPFVAHPGREGARQLIKQLDGKLPSLSYTFYETRMLSVYEGKETVTLYSDVLLLNEDPLYFFLFLKDKSCFVVDKSTIRPKEEKAFREALSSACGLEWKKARGLFSMTLPDLMGRKK, from the coding sequence ATGAAGACATATACCGCATCCATACAAAACACAGAGGACTCCATCCGGCGGCTGATGAAACAGCACTACCTTGCGTTCAACAAGAAGGTGCTGGCCCTCCAGATCGTCCTGTGCGTGGGGGGCCTCACCATTGGCATGATGAGCACATACCACATTGTGGTGCGGATGGCCTTTTTGTTCTTGGGCTGCTGGGTCCTGCCGTTTGTGGCCCATCCGGGCAGGGAGGGTGCAAGACAGCTCATCAAGCAGCTGGACGGCAAGCTTCCCTCTTTGAGCTACACCTTCTATGAGACCAGGATGCTCTCCGTCTATGAGGGGAAGGAGACCGTCACGCTCTACTCCGACGTGCTGCTTCTCAACGAGGACCCGCTGTACTTCTTTCTCTTCCTGAAGGACAAGTCCTGCTTTGTGGTGGATAAAAGCACCATCCGGCCCAAGGAGGAGAAGGCGTTCCGCGAGGCACTGTCCAGTGCCTGCGGCTTGGAGTGGAAAAAGGCCAGGGGGCTTTTTTCCATGACCCTGCCCGACCTGATGGGGAGGAAGAAATGA
- a CDS encoding alpha/beta hydrolase produces the protein MAIAVLVLAAAGVAAFGWALFRKAVIRREGSHDPEEALRRRARRCGIDPSPMLRSAQWLRSQSVRTVTMESFDALALTADCLAAEGTPRGRVLLFHGYRSGPLQDFPMAARELHRMGYDLILVDQRCHGRSQGKYIGFGTLEQRDCRDWIDWANRRYGAELPLFLYGVSMGATTVLMAAGEELPGNVKGVVADCGFTSAGDILRHELKTLMHLPAFPMLWVVNGINRLLAGWSFFERSTLDAMETIRLPVLFVHGGRDHFVPTDMTRRNFEACRSEKRLFLVEGADHGMSFAVDPEGYVRELTCFLKKYE, from the coding sequence ATGGCAATAGCAGTCCTTGTGCTGGCCGCGGCGGGGGTGGCTGCCTTTGGCTGGGCCCTCTTTCGAAAGGCCGTGATCCGCAGGGAGGGCTCCCACGATCCGGAGGAAGCACTGCGCCGCCGCGCCCGGCGCTGCGGCATCGACCCATCGCCCATGCTGCGCTCGGCGCAGTGGCTTCGGAGCCAAAGCGTCCGGACCGTGACCATGGAGAGCTTCGACGCCCTGGCGCTGACGGCAGACTGCCTGGCGGCGGAGGGGACGCCCCGGGGCCGGGTGCTGCTGTTCCACGGCTACCGCTCCGGGCCGCTCCAGGATTTCCCCATGGCCGCCCGGGAGCTCCACCGCATGGGATACGACCTTATACTGGTGGACCAGCGCTGCCACGGGAGGAGCCAGGGGAAGTACATCGGATTCGGCACGCTGGAGCAGCGGGACTGCCGGGACTGGATCGACTGGGCCAACCGCCGCTATGGAGCGGAACTGCCCCTCTTCCTGTACGGCGTCTCCATGGGCGCCACCACCGTGCTGATGGCCGCGGGGGAGGAGCTGCCGGGGAATGTGAAGGGCGTGGTGGCGGACTGCGGATTTACTTCCGCCGGAGATATTCTCCGCCATGAGCTGAAGACGCTCATGCACCTGCCGGCCTTCCCCATGCTGTGGGTGGTGAACGGGATCAACCGCCTTTTGGCGGGCTGGAGCTTTTTTGAGCGATCCACCCTGGATGCCATGGAGACCATCCGCTTGCCGGTGCTCTTTGTCCACGGCGGACGGGACCATTTTGTGCCCACGGACATGACGCGCAGGAATTTTGAGGCCTGCCGCAGCGAAAAGCGGCTGTTCCTTGTGGAGGGCGCGGATCACGGCATGAGCTTTGCTGTGGATCCGGAGGGCTATGTGAGGGAGCTTACCTGCTTTTTGAAGAAATATGAGTAA
- a CDS encoding AI-2E family transporter: MRRRDNVYVKWGLTAFLTVCAILLLYDTFFSTGTLVLFLHRLLRILAPVLYGFFIAYLLSPVVNYFERLLPERVCRVRKGKFRSPVARAISILLTMILVFFLSYLLLSILLPQLYKSILVLINNAETYYNTVYNWVNDLLESNPDVEKWATAQLDASYQNLLTWLTQKVVPQAQQLLGAVTGGIMSVLTFAKNLVVGLIVSIYLLATKEGCAASSRKMVYALFSPKQAGWLLRGLRRVDGIFSGFVRGKLLDSLIIGIICFVFSSWFQFPYAPLVSVVVGVTNVIPFFGPFLGAIPSAFLILLVSPIKCFYFILFVLVLQQVDGNLIGPRILGDSTGLSSFWVIVAILVGGGFFGIPGMFFGVPIFACLYTAVGAYTDYCLRKKDLPVDTAFYTTDLRNEPPSAPPEDEKK; encoded by the coding sequence ATGAGACGACGGGACAATGTATACGTGAAGTGGGGCCTGACGGCATTTCTGACGGTCTGTGCCATCCTGCTGCTGTACGACACGTTTTTCTCCACCGGGACACTGGTCCTCTTCCTGCACCGTCTTCTCAGGATCCTGGCCCCGGTGCTCTATGGCTTTTTCATCGCCTATCTGCTCTCGCCGGTGGTGAACTACTTTGAGCGCCTCCTGCCCGAGCGGGTCTGCCGCGTCCGGAAGGGGAAGTTCCGCTCCCCCGTGGCCCGGGCCATCAGCATCCTGCTGACCATGATCCTGGTGTTTTTCCTCTCCTACCTGCTCTTGTCCATCCTCCTGCCCCAGCTCTACAAAAGCATCCTTGTGCTGATCAACAATGCGGAGACCTATTACAATACCGTATACAATTGGGTCAACGACCTTCTGGAGAGCAACCCGGATGTGGAGAAGTGGGCCACCGCCCAACTGGACGCCTCTTACCAAAACCTGCTGACCTGGCTGACCCAGAAGGTGGTGCCCCAGGCCCAGCAGCTGTTGGGCGCCGTCACCGGCGGCATCATGTCGGTTTTGACCTTTGCCAAAAACCTGGTGGTGGGCCTGATCGTGTCCATCTACCTGCTGGCCACCAAGGAGGGCTGCGCCGCCAGCAGCCGTAAGATGGTCTACGCCCTGTTCTCCCCAAAGCAGGCCGGCTGGCTGCTCCGGGGGCTGCGCCGGGTGGACGGCATCTTCAGCGGGTTTGTCCGGGGCAAGCTGCTGGACTCGCTGATCATCGGCATCATCTGCTTTGTCTTCTCCTCCTGGTTCCAGTTCCCCTATGCCCCGCTGGTCAGCGTGGTGGTGGGTGTCACCAATGTGATCCCCTTCTTCGGGCCGTTTCTGGGCGCCATCCCCAGCGCGTTCCTCATTTTGCTGGTCAGCCCCATCAAATGTTTCTACTTCATCCTCTTTGTGCTGGTGCTCCAGCAGGTGGACGGCAACTTGATCGGCCCCAGGATTCTGGGGGACTCCACGGGACTTTCCAGCTTCTGGGTGATTGTGGCCATTTTGGTGGGCGGCGGGTTCTTCGGGATTCCTGGCATGTTTTTCGGTGTGCCCATTTTTGCCTGCTTATATACCGCCGTGGGCGCGTACACCGATTATTGCCTGCGGAAAAAAGACCTTCCTGTGGACACGGCTTTCTATACCACCGATCTGCGCAATGAGCCCCCTTCCGCCCCGCCGGAGGATGAAAAAAAATAG
- a CDS encoding cupin domain-containing protein encodes MVKKELPHREKDGVQGGRGVIEFSDLASIDETYGHIRLLSTCTLHPGCSIGYHTHEQETEFYYILQGEAVVSDNGTEVVMHPGQVMSTGNGQGHSIENRTQSDVVILAMIVTA; translated from the coding sequence ATGGTAAAAAAAGAACTTCCCCACCGGGAAAAGGACGGCGTCCAGGGCGGCAGGGGCGTCATTGAATTTTCAGACCTGGCCTCCATCGACGAGACCTACGGGCACATCCGGCTGTTGTCCACCTGTACGCTGCACCCGGGATGCAGCATCGGCTACCACACCCATGAACAGGAGACGGAATTCTACTACATCCTCCAGGGGGAAGCGGTGGTCAGCGACAACGGCACGGAGGTGGTCATGCACCCGGGCCAGGTGATGTCCACCGGCAACGGCCAGGGCCACAGCATTGAAAACAGGACCCAGAGCGACGTTGTGATTTTGGCCATGATCGTCACAGCATGA
- a CDS encoding PAS domain-containing protein produces the protein MAEACFALSVHQMTAVLDNAPVAITVSTADTKELLYMNRAAREVLLRSPYRPGLTCYQAMGFEEPCPFCHAGQMSRTELSVRNFHFPLNGRTYQLSGKIIDWGGRAAHIEYISDVTQAQEEQRQSLEFQEKMLAIFSSIPCGLGVYQFDGEEITPVTHNTAFFEITGYDREHSCLTGQRADDLGICPEDLKELKRKIRNAFQNGGLVQHTYRLANCGAEKWIHLEGSVKTREDGMKYLYAVYSDVTGQQRLEKELIGANEKMQDIVNAIPGGVAIYKVSDIFETIYFSDGVPELSGYTVEEYRELVRRDAAEMTYREDTEMVVSRAKEVIRTHQIARFEFRKQHRDGHIVWVRAQVKWIGEEDGCPLLHCVFHNISDLKEAQLEMKHLVNSIPGGIASCRVEKGRIVPTFFSDGVPALSGHTREEFEEMIREDAFGVIYEADRERVLEAVRSALRSGAVLDVSYRTRHKDGHLVWIHLNGRRMDPLSEGMRLYAVFTGMSDETRLFQNIANEAADAIYVINKNTYDLLYVNESKNLFNRSGDGVGEKCYAALHGKSAPCEFCTLKSHAADGVAHEMAMEGTQRFYNTRFRETEWSGIPAYIKFVQDVTEEMQTRREKERLEEYFQTVVKRLPGGVAVVRYAKDGSMRPEFLSDGFAAMMGMNLEEAWTLYRQDAMAGVHPEDRDRITNEMAEFVASGESQGELTYRLARGDGSYAWVRNNLSMIQSEGGERRIYAGYHDITREREEQEQLRRKYNDLIVQHYRTPGPNALVVGHCDVTQNKILEIIDYTHSDLLKTFGSERESFFTGLSQFIVDAEERRKFLSAYLNEPSLAAYARGETELIQKCFIQLPRGKTGRYAQFKINLVKAPDSGDITGILTVTDVTEQTIEDGILRRLSVANCDLVADVDLLNDTYTVLSGEKGNISGHWKGSHSQHVAHLLGQQVLPKDQKHTAQMLDQTYMQDRLQREGTYSFPYSIMGEDGEIRTKNLTVSAVDLRLGRVCLARADITDSVREQQGLLSVIAYTFELLALIDVDAEQLTLYTRQALLENLPPLVEKNSADLMNRLARAYELEDGQEELFRLSTLCGRLERSPDGYDFVLPCRSEKGTRYKQVNVLWGDRNQKTVCVVQADVTDMLAAERRSKDALEKALALAEAANQAKSDFLSSMSHDIRTPMNAIMGMTALAGAHLDDRERVEDCLKKITFSSKHLLSLINDILDMSKIERAKITLSREKVVLPELMEQLSAMLTAQAEEAGLSLESSLIGIQHPCFYGDALRINQILINILGNAVKFTPEGGRVVLTAEELPPLQGEGYARYRFTIRDTGIGMSEEFLAHLFEPFTRSQNTSRVEGTGLGLSITKGLVELMGGKLSVESKVHEGTTFQVELEFETARQEEAPRRKDTALPEGWSLDGRRFLVAEDNAINSEILCEILQMFGAGSVVKEDGLQAVRAFGESAPGTYDAILMDIRMPEMNGYEATRAIRAMERPDAATIPIVAMTANAFDEDVRKSIEAGMNAHVAKPIDVGALRSTLDRLLNASE, from the coding sequence ATGGCGGAGGCCTGCTTTGCGCTCTCCGTCCACCAGATGACGGCCGTACTGGACAATGCGCCGGTGGCCATTACAGTCAGTACGGCGGACACCAAGGAACTGCTCTATATGAACAGGGCGGCCAGGGAGGTCCTCCTGCGCTCGCCCTATCGCCCGGGGCTCACCTGCTATCAGGCCATGGGGTTTGAAGAGCCCTGCCCGTTTTGCCACGCCGGACAGATGAGCCGCACGGAACTCTCCGTCCGGAATTTCCACTTCCCGCTGAACGGACGCACCTATCAGCTCAGTGGGAAGATCATCGACTGGGGCGGAAGGGCGGCTCATATCGAGTACATTTCAGATGTCACCCAGGCCCAGGAGGAACAGCGCCAGTCCCTGGAATTCCAGGAAAAGATGCTGGCTATTTTCAGCAGCATCCCCTGCGGCTTGGGCGTCTACCAGTTTGACGGGGAGGAGATCACTCCGGTGACCCACAACACAGCCTTCTTTGAGATCACGGGATACGATCGGGAACACTCCTGCCTCACTGGCCAGAGGGCCGATGATTTGGGTATCTGCCCGGAGGACTTGAAGGAGCTGAAGCGGAAAATCCGGAATGCCTTTCAAAACGGCGGACTGGTACAGCATACCTATCGCCTCGCCAACTGCGGAGCCGAAAAATGGATCCATCTGGAGGGATCTGTCAAAACCCGGGAAGACGGCATGAAATATCTCTATGCTGTCTACAGCGATGTCACCGGCCAGCAGCGGCTGGAAAAAGAGCTGATCGGCGCCAATGAAAAGATGCAGGATATTGTCAATGCCATTCCCGGCGGCGTGGCCATCTACAAGGTATCGGACATCTTTGAAACCATCTATTTTTCAGATGGCGTGCCGGAGCTCTCCGGATACACGGTGGAAGAGTACCGGGAGCTTGTCCGGCGGGATGCGGCGGAGATGACCTACCGGGAGGATACGGAGATGGTGGTCTCCAGGGCCAAGGAGGTCATCCGGACCCACCAGATTGCCAGGTTTGAATTCCGCAAACAGCACCGGGACGGCCATATCGTGTGGGTTCGGGCCCAGGTTAAGTGGATCGGCGAAGAGGACGGGTGCCCCCTGCTCCATTGTGTCTTCCACAACATCTCCGACCTCAAGGAGGCACAGCTGGAGATGAAGCATCTGGTCAACTCCATTCCCGGCGGCATTGCCAGCTGCCGGGTGGAGAAGGGCCGCATTGTCCCCACATTTTTCTCAGACGGAGTGCCGGCCCTATCCGGCCACACCCGGGAGGAGTTTGAGGAGATGATCCGGGAGGATGCCTTCGGCGTCATCTATGAGGCGGACCGGGAGCGGGTGCTTGAGGCCGTCCGCTCCGCACTGAGAAGCGGAGCCGTGCTGGACGTTTCCTACCGGACGCGCCATAAGGACGGGCATCTGGTCTGGATCCACCTCAACGGACGGCGCATGGACCCCCTTTCCGAGGGGATGCGGCTCTATGCGGTCTTCACCGGTATGTCGGATGAGACCCGGCTTTTTCAGAACATCGCCAATGAGGCTGCTGATGCGATCTATGTCATCAATAAAAATACCTATGACCTTTTGTACGTCAACGAGTCCAAAAACCTGTTCAACCGGAGCGGGGACGGAGTGGGGGAGAAATGCTATGCAGCGCTTCACGGGAAAAGCGCGCCCTGCGAGTTCTGCACGCTCAAGAGCCACGCGGCGGACGGGGTGGCCCACGAAATGGCTATGGAGGGAACACAGCGGTTTTATAACACCCGGTTCCGGGAGACGGAGTGGAGCGGGATTCCAGCGTATATCAAATTTGTGCAGGACGTGACGGAGGAGATGCAGACCAGGCGGGAAAAAGAGCGCCTGGAGGAGTATTTCCAGACGGTGGTCAAGCGTCTTCCGGGCGGTGTGGCGGTGGTCCGGTATGCAAAGGACGGCTCCATGCGGCCGGAGTTCCTCTCCGATGGGTTTGCCGCCATGATGGGGATGAACCTGGAGGAAGCCTGGACGCTGTACCGCCAGGACGCCATGGCCGGCGTGCATCCGGAGGATCGGGACCGGATCACAAATGAGATGGCTGAGTTTGTGGCCAGCGGCGAGTCACAGGGAGAGCTGACCTACCGCCTGGCCCGGGGCGACGGCAGTTATGCCTGGGTTCGGAACAACCTCTCCATGATCCAGAGCGAGGGCGGAGAGCGGCGGATCTACGCCGGCTACCACGACATCACCAGGGAGCGGGAAGAGCAGGAGCAGCTGCGCCGTAAGTATAACGATCTCATTGTGCAGCATTACCGTACTCCGGGGCCCAACGCGCTGGTTGTGGGCCACTGCGACGTGACCCAAAACAAAATACTGGAGATCATCGACTACACTCACTCTGACCTTTTGAAAACCTTTGGATCGGAGCGGGAGAGCTTTTTCACCGGCCTTTCCCAATTTATCGTGGATGCTGAGGAGCGGCGGAAGTTTTTATCTGCCTATCTCAACGAACCATCCCTGGCAGCCTATGCCCGGGGGGAGACCGAGCTGATCCAGAAGTGCTTCATCCAGCTGCCACGGGGTAAGACAGGCCGCTACGCGCAGTTTAAGATCAACCTGGTGAAGGCTCCGGACAGCGGTGACATCACCGGAATTTTGACAGTGACGGATGTTACGGAGCAAACCATTGAGGATGGGATTCTGCGCCGCCTGTCGGTGGCCAACTGTGATCTGGTGGCGGATGTGGACCTTCTGAACGACACCTACACCGTGCTCAGCGGGGAGAAAGGGAACATCTCCGGTCACTGGAAGGGGAGCCACTCCCAGCACGTTGCCCATCTCCTTGGGCAGCAGGTGCTTCCCAAGGATCAAAAGCATACTGCGCAGATGCTGGACCAGACGTACATGCAGGACCGGCTTCAGCGGGAGGGGACCTATTCCTTCCCCTACTCCATCATGGGAGAGGATGGGGAGATCAGGACCAAGAACCTGACGGTTTCCGCGGTGGATCTGCGCCTGGGCCGCGTCTGCCTGGCCCGCGCCGACATCACGGACTCCGTGCGGGAGCAGCAGGGGCTGCTCAGCGTAATTGCCTACACCTTTGAACTGCTGGCTCTCATCGACGTGGATGCGGAGCAGCTGACCCTTTACACCCGCCAGGCGCTGCTGGAGAACCTGCCGCCCCTGGTGGAGAAAAACAGCGCCGACCTCATGAACCGCCTGGCCCGGGCCTATGAGCTGGAGGATGGCCAGGAGGAACTGTTCCGGCTGTCTACGCTGTGCGGCCGGCTGGAGCGTTCACCCGACGGTTACGATTTCGTCCTGCCCTGCCGCTCAGAGAAGGGGACCCGGTATAAGCAGGTCAACGTGCTCTGGGGCGACAGAAACCAAAAGACTGTCTGCGTGGTGCAGGCGGATGTGACGGATATGTTGGCGGCGGAGCGCCGGTCCAAGGACGCGCTGGAAAAGGCGCTGGCCCTGGCGGAGGCGGCCAATCAGGCAAAAAGCGACTTCCTCTCCTCCATGAGCCATGACATCCGCACTCCTATGAACGCCATCATGGGCATGACGGCCCTGGCCGGCGCCCACTTGGACGACAGGGAGCGGGTGGAGGACTGCCTGAAGAAGATCACCTTCTCCTCCAAGCATCTGCTGAGCCTTATCAACGACATCCTGGACATGAGCAAGATCGAACGGGCGAAGATCACCCTCAGCCGGGAGAAAGTGGTGCTCCCCGAGCTGATGGAGCAGCTCTCGGCCATGCTGACGGCGCAGGCGGAGGAGGCTGGGCTGAGCCTGGAGAGCAGCCTGATAGGAATCCAGCATCCCTGCTTTTATGGGGATGCCCTGCGGATCAATCAAATTCTGATCAATATCCTTGGAAACGCTGTCAAGTTTACCCCAGAGGGCGGCAGGGTGGTCTTAACGGCGGAGGAGCTGCCGCCGCTCCAGGGGGAGGGCTATGCCCGATACCGCTTCACCATCCGCGACACGGGGATCGGCATGTCCGAGGAGTTCCTTGCCCACCTCTTTGAGCCATTTACCCGCAGCCAGAACACCTCCCGCGTGGAAGGCACTGGTCTGGGCCTGAGCATTACAAAGGGACTGGTGGAGCTGATGGGCGGCAAGCTCTCCGTGGAGAGCAAGGTGCATGAGGGCACTACGTTCCAGGTGGAGTTGGAGTTTGAAACCGCCAGGCAGGAGGAAGCCCCCCGCCGTAAGGATACCGCCCTGCCCGAGGGCTGGTCTCTGGACGGCCGGCGCTTTTTGGTGGCGGAGGACAATGCCATCAACTCAGAGATTCTCTGCGAGATCTTGCAGATGTTCGGCGCCGGATCGGTGGTGAAAGAGGACGGGCTTCAGGCTGTGCGGGCCTTTGGCGAGTCTGCTCCGGGAACCTATGACGCCATTTTGATGGACATCCGGATGCCTGAGATGAACGGTTATGAGGCCACCCGCGCCATCCGCGCCATGGAACGGCCCGACGCCGCGACCATTCCCATCGTGGCCATGACCGCCAACGCCTTTGACGAGGACGTGCGCAAGTCCATCGAGGCCGGGATGAATGCCCACGTGGCCAAGCCCATCGACGTGGGGGCGCTGCGGAGTACCCTGGACCGGCTGCTGAACGCTTCGGAGTGA